A DNA window from Phragmites australis chromosome 11, lpPhrAust1.1, whole genome shotgun sequence contains the following coding sequences:
- the LOC133885504 gene encoding cell division protein FtsZ homolog 2-2, chloroplastic-like, whose product MATQLVFSNASSCRCRLSIWPNNVGKTLLGNSARNFQRKKWLSGGSYRSSRFECSGNSHRAGPRRTKDTLFDLHPEIPMLYGEDNGAATVSGKKQGIDKSAERLVDTSATYHYNEPRIKVIGVGGGGSNAVNRMIESSMKGVEFWIVNTDFQAMRMSPIDPENRLQIGQELTRGLGAGGNPEIGMNAAKESQELVEQAVSGADMVFVTAGMGGGTGTGGAPIIAGIAKSMGILTVGIVTTPFSFEGRRRALQAQEGIASLRSNVDTLIVIPNDKLLTAVSPNTPVTEAFNLADDILRQGVRGISDIITVPGLVNVDFADVRSVMSDAGSSLMGIGMATGKTRARDAALNAIQSPLLDIGIERATGIVWNITGGNDLTLNEVNAAAEVIYDLVDPGANLIFGSVIDPSYTGQVSITLIATGFKCQEESESRSGQAGGDSNHTRASWFSSTSQEDGPALQIPEFLQRKGRSGFPRA is encoded by the exons ATGGCAACGCAGCTAGTCTTTTCCAATGCTTCCAGTTGCCGGTGCAGGTTAAGCATTTGGCCGAACAATGTTGGAAAAACACTTCTCGGTAACAGTGCAAGGAATTTTCAGAGAAAGAAGTGGTTATCTGGTGGTTCTTATCGCTCTTCTCGATTCGAGTGCTCTGGAAACTCCCATCGAGCTGGGCCACGGCGTACCAAGGACACCTTATTTGACCTTCACCCTGAGATCCCCATGCTTTATGGAGAGGATAATGGTGCAGCTACTGTGTCCGGCAAGAAGCAGGGTATTGACAAATCCGCTGAAAGATTGGTAGACACTTCTGCCACGTACCACTACAATGAGCCCAGGATTAAAGTCATTGGCGTTGGAGGTGGTGGCTCCAATGCTGTGAACAGGATGATTGAAAGCTCAATGAAGGGGGTGGAATTCTGGATTGTGAACACTGATTTTCAGGCTATGAGGATGTCACCCATTGACCCAGAAAATAGGTTACAGATTGGCCAGGAACTTACACGTGGTCTTGGTGCTGGTGGGAACCCAGAAATTGGCATGAACGCAGCCAAGGAAAGCCAGGAGTTGGTAGAACAGGCAGTTTCTGGTGCTGATATGGTTTTTGTGACG GCTGGAATGGGAGGTGGGACGGGCACTGGTGGGGCACCTATTATAGCAGGGATTGCAAAGTCCATGGGTATACTAACTGTTGGAATAGTGACAACCCCATTTTCATTTGAGGGAAGAAGGCGGGCTCTTCAGGCACAAGAAGGAATTGCATCCTTGAGAAGCAATGTTGATACACTGATTGTAATCCCAAATGACAAGTTACTGACTGCTGTATCCCCTAATACTCCCGTGACAGAAGCATTCAATTTGGCAGATGATATTCTTCGACAAGGTGTTCGTGGCATTTCAGATATAATCACT GTGCCAGGTTTGGTCAATGTGGACTTTGCTGATGTTCGATCCGTTATGTCAGATGCGGGTTCATCTTTGATGGGCATTGGAATGGCAACAG GTAAGACACGAGCCAGAGATGCTGCACTTAATGCCATACAGTCTCCTCTACTTGATATTGGTATTGAAAGAGCAACTGGAATCGTATGGAATATCACTGGAGGGAATGATCTAACCTTGAACGAG GTGAATGCGGCAGCTGAAGTAATCTATGATCTTGTTGATCCTGGTGCAAATCTGATTTTTGGCTCTGTTATAGACCCATCATACACTGGTCAA GTGAGCATAACTCTGATCGCAACTGGATTCAAATGCCAGGAGGAAAGTGAGAGCCGATCTGGGCAG GCTGGAGGAGATAGCAACCATACCCGCGCCAGTTGGTTTTCTTCCACTTCCCAGGAGGATGGACCTGCGTTACAGATTCCAGAGTTCCTACAGAGGAAAGGGCGTTCAGGGTTTCCCCGAGCCTGA